One Verrucomicrobiia bacterium genomic window carries:
- a CDS encoding DUF6268 family outer membrane beta-barrel protein, which translates to MFKHLFGGLTVCSMPFLACGQPARQDGNTAVRWTYSADVSHSFDSSLERGSSEFGDFNATLHRGQVTALIPWRETQSWSVGPLWEFGHFNAGSSAPVPEDVYSAALRLGYGAQFKEHWSFRAEIRPGLYSDFEDISFDDFNAPVLLTLTYQVNPRLLLALGLNVNLRSDLATIGGPGVRWQFADDWTLNLFLPKPTVERTINDSVSIYAGGEWRSSAFRLAEDFGSRRGRPRLNDEDFSYRELRVLAGTRWQVSPALGVALEGGCAFQRKMEFRQADTAFNADGAPFVQFVASGSF; encoded by the coding sequence ATGTTTAAGCACCTTTTTGGCGGCTTAACCGTTTGCAGCATGCCGTTCCTCGCCTGCGGCCAACCCGCGCGTCAGGATGGCAATACTGCCGTTCGCTGGACCTATTCCGCCGATGTTTCCCACTCCTTCGATTCCAGCTTGGAACGCGGTTCCTCTGAGTTTGGCGACTTCAATGCCACCCTGCATCGCGGACAGGTCACTGCGCTGATTCCATGGCGCGAGACGCAATCGTGGAGCGTCGGGCCCCTGTGGGAGTTCGGCCACTTCAACGCCGGTTCCAGCGCCCCGGTTCCGGAGGATGTTTATTCCGCAGCGCTTCGCCTCGGCTATGGTGCGCAGTTCAAGGAGCATTGGAGTTTCCGTGCGGAAATTCGCCCCGGCCTTTACTCCGACTTCGAGGACATCAGCTTTGACGACTTCAACGCGCCCGTGCTGCTGACCCTTACCTACCAGGTGAACCCGCGATTGTTGCTGGCTCTTGGCTTGAACGTGAACCTGCGCAGCGACCTTGCAACCATCGGCGGCCCGGGCGTCCGCTGGCAATTCGCAGACGACTGGACGCTAAACCTCTTTCTGCCGAAGCCTACGGTGGAGCGCACGATCAATGATTCGGTTTCCATTTACGCAGGAGGCGAATGGCGAAGTTCAGCATTCCGGCTCGCCGAGGATTTCGGCTCCCGCCGCGGCCGACCCCGGCTGAACGACGAAGATTTCAGCTACCGTGAACTAAGAGTCCTCGCAGGAACGCGTTGGCAGGTAAGCCCGGCGTTGGGCGTGGCACTTGAGGGGGGCTGCGCATTCCAGCGCAAAATGGAATTCCGTCAGGCCGACACAGCGTTCAATGCCGATGGCGCCCCGTTCGTTCAGTTCGTCGCCAGTGGATCGTTCTGA
- a CDS encoding ATP-binding cassette domain-containing protein codes for QEQRVAIARALVTDPSLVVADEPTGNLDSHSAQEVLTVLQSLSRTASKTVIMVTHDPKAAAYGSRSIHLEKGELTN; via the coding sequence CAGGAGCAACGCGTCGCCATTGCGCGGGCGCTCGTGACGGATCCCAGCCTGGTCGTTGCGGACGAGCCAACGGGCAATCTGGATTCGCACTCCGCCCAGGAGGTGCTGACCGTCTTGCAATCATTGAGCCGCACGGCATCCAAGACCGTCATCATGGTCACGCACGATCCGAAAGCGGCGGCTTATGGCTCGCGGTCGATTCACCTGGAAAAGGGGGAATTGACGAACTGA
- a CDS encoding FtsX-like permease family protein codes for MTAATFIVKNALRNKRRATLSILSVAVSLFLLVFLLVTLRELTLPPEDVGAALRVAVRNKISIANLLPAKQLPVIERVPGVEAVSPFTWFGGKYQNEESMTFAQFAMDAKKLRTVFGEAKMSAAEYDAFESIRDSCIIGKVTAEKYKLKVGDKITLESTIYPCTLNFRIVGIYAGTADDRNMLFHHEYLDDACDNAGWVGMWWLRVASPDDMPRVISAVNKAFENTSAEVRAESERAFQLSFISMLGNVRVLIGSISSVVVFTLILVSASTMSMAIRERFRELAILKAIGFRRRELFAFILAESFGLALAGLVVGAGGAWLLFTHGEIAGGVLMAVSALIAVSMFNHLFHRRILSAVFALLIALLVGSIGMWAYQNPDISKMTNGFFITFEVTPKILAITAIVAAALGIISSLAPALSVARMSVVSGLKTLD; via the coding sequence ATGACCGCCGCCACGTTCATCGTCAAGAATGCCTTGCGCAACAAGCGCCGCGCGACGCTTTCAATACTGAGCGTCGCTGTCAGCCTGTTTCTACTCGTGTTCCTTTTGGTGACGTTGCGCGAACTGACCTTGCCACCTGAGGATGTTGGGGCAGCGTTGCGCGTTGCCGTGCGCAACAAGATCAGCATCGCCAATCTTCTTCCCGCGAAGCAACTGCCTGTCATCGAGCGCGTCCCTGGGGTTGAAGCTGTTTCGCCGTTCACCTGGTTTGGTGGCAAGTACCAGAACGAAGAAAGCATGACGTTCGCGCAGTTCGCCATGGATGCGAAAAAGCTTCGAACGGTTTTTGGCGAGGCGAAGATGTCGGCTGCGGAATACGACGCCTTTGAGAGCATTCGCGATTCATGCATCATCGGGAAAGTCACTGCTGAGAAATACAAGCTGAAGGTCGGCGACAAGATCACTCTCGAAAGCACGATCTATCCGTGCACGCTCAACTTTCGAATCGTCGGGATTTATGCGGGAACTGCGGATGACCGGAACATGCTGTTCCATCACGAGTACCTCGATGATGCCTGCGATAATGCGGGCTGGGTGGGCATGTGGTGGTTGCGCGTTGCGAGTCCGGATGACATGCCGCGCGTGATCAGCGCGGTGAACAAGGCATTCGAGAACACGTCGGCGGAAGTGCGCGCCGAAAGCGAACGGGCGTTTCAACTCAGCTTCATATCCATGCTCGGCAACGTCCGCGTTTTGATCGGCTCGATTTCCAGCGTGGTGGTGTTCACCCTGATTCTTGTTTCGGCAAGCACGATGAGCATGGCGATTCGGGAGCGCTTTCGCGAGCTGGCCATCCTGAAGGCGATCGGTTTTCGACGGCGCGAGCTGTTCGCTTTCATCCTCGCGGAGAGCTTTGGACTCGCTCTCGCTGGATTGGTCGTGGGCGCGGGCGGAGCCTGGCTGCTGTTCACCCATGGCGAAATCGCAGGAGGCGTGCTGATGGCTGTCTCAGCATTGATCGCGGTGTCGATGTTCAACCATCTGTTTCACCGGCGAATCCTCAGTGCGGTGTTTGCCCTGTTGATCGCGCTGCTGGTCGGCAGTATCGGTATGTGGGCGTATCAGAATCCCGACATCTCGAAAATGACGAACGGCTTTTTCATCACGTTTGAAGTGACTCCAAAGATCCTCGCCATTACTGCAATCGTGGCCGCAGCGCTGGGGATTATTTCCAGCCTGGCACCCGCGCTGTCGGTCGCGCGGATGAGCGTTGTCAGCGGACTTAAAACCCTGGATTGA
- a CDS encoding RNA polymerase sigma factor has product MDVTAREIKELACSDPAAATAVLIEQLYERIYAFLRRLSGSDSEAEDLTQQTFLRVQRALPSFTGRSSASSWTHGIAYHVYVDWRRKHRPGERASDEWWAECVSNDVGPDAAAATSDLAQRLYRSVDQLPAELRDAVHLHYFQGLTLDETSEAMNIASSTVKYRLRKALERLQHALADERIHS; this is encoded by the coding sequence ATGGATGTGACGGCTCGCGAAATCAAAGAGCTCGCCTGCAGCGATCCCGCTGCGGCGACGGCCGTTCTCATTGAACAGCTTTATGAACGCATTTACGCCTTTCTGCGGCGCCTCAGCGGGAGCGACTCCGAGGCGGAGGACCTTACGCAGCAAACGTTCCTGCGCGTGCAACGCGCCCTGCCGTCGTTCACCGGGCGGTCGTCAGCGTCATCCTGGACACACGGCATTGCGTATCATGTTTATGTGGACTGGCGCCGCAAGCACCGGCCTGGCGAGCGAGCGTCGGATGAATGGTGGGCTGAATGTGTGTCAAACGACGTCGGACCTGATGCGGCTGCTGCGACATCTGATCTCGCGCAACGACTGTATCGGAGCGTCGATCAGCTTCCCGCTGAGTTGCGCGATGCGGTGCATCTTCACTATTTCCAGGGTCTGACACTCGATGAGACGTCGGAGGCAATGAACATCGCCTCATCCACAGTGAAGTATCGACTGCGCAAGGCGCTGGAACGATTGCAGCACGCATTGGCGGACGAGCGAATTCATTCCTGA
- a CDS encoding ABC transporter permease, with protein sequence MTLPIRYNIRNVFVRWRATMATIIGVALVVAVYILIQSLAVGLEKSGRNTGDPRNLMIVRKGSTAESSSQVNRTQLKTLQYLPQIERDAQGQPLISADLVVLISLPRQDGKGEANVTMRGISRAGVELRPQVTLVEGRWFVPGGREVVVSTKMAKRFAQCAIGDRFRTGGHELHVVGHFDGGETAFDSEIWMDADEARSVFDRENYSSALVRMRSPEAAQEFMKRIEADKRLPLRVDPEIAYYSEQTRTSQIFQVIGTFLAVSMSIGAFFAAMNTMYASVGARTREIGTLRVLGFRRRTILASFILEGAILAAIGGAIGCLISLGLQSLSVFLGWQFGTMSFNTFSEVVFQFRITPGLAAQGMVFAVVVGVLGSFFPAVRASRLPVIAALKVV encoded by the coding sequence GTGACGCTGCCGATCCGTTACAACATTCGGAATGTGTTTGTTCGCTGGCGCGCGACAATGGCAACCATCATCGGAGTGGCGCTGGTCGTCGCGGTTTACATCTTGATTCAATCGCTGGCCGTCGGGCTGGAAAAGTCTGGGCGGAATACGGGAGACCCGCGCAACCTGATGATCGTCAGGAAAGGTTCTACGGCGGAATCGAGCAGCCAGGTGAATCGCACGCAGCTCAAGACGCTGCAATATCTGCCGCAGATTGAGCGGGATGCACAAGGACAACCGTTGATCTCCGCAGACCTTGTCGTGTTGATCAGCCTGCCACGGCAGGACGGGAAGGGTGAGGCCAATGTCACAATGCGTGGGATCTCTCGCGCAGGAGTTGAACTGCGTCCCCAGGTGACGCTGGTCGAAGGCCGCTGGTTTGTGCCGGGCGGGCGCGAAGTCGTGGTGAGCACGAAGATGGCAAAGCGCTTCGCGCAGTGCGCAATCGGCGACAGATTCCGCACGGGAGGTCATGAACTGCACGTGGTGGGACATTTCGACGGCGGCGAAACTGCTTTTGATTCAGAAATCTGGATGGACGCTGACGAGGCGCGGTCGGTGTTCGATCGCGAGAATTATTCAAGCGCCCTTGTGCGGATGCGCAGTCCCGAGGCCGCGCAGGAGTTCATGAAGCGAATCGAGGCGGACAAGCGGTTGCCGCTGCGAGTGGACCCGGAAATTGCGTATTACAGCGAGCAGACGCGCACGTCCCAGATTTTCCAGGTGATCGGCACCTTCCTGGCGGTGTCGATGTCGATCGGCGCATTCTTTGCCGCGATGAACACCATGTACGCGAGCGTTGGTGCGCGCACGCGGGAGATTGGGACGTTGCGCGTGCTGGGGTTCAGGCGGCGAACGATTCTTGCCAGCTTCATTCTTGAGGGGGCGATTCTGGCGGCGATTGGCGGCGCGATTGGCTGTCTCATCTCGCTGGGCCTCCAGAGCCTTTCGGTATTTCTGGGCTGGCAGTTCGGCACGATGAGCTTCAACACCTTCAGTGAAGTGGTCTTTCAGTTTCGCATCACCCCCGGTTTGGCGGCGCAAGGGATGGTTTTTGCGGTTGTGGTGGGAGTACTGGGCAGTTTCTTTCCAGCCGTCAGGGCATCACGGTTGCCTGTGATTGCGGCGTTGAAAGTTGTTTGA
- a CDS encoding fused MFS/spermidine synthase has product MKRASAAFLMVSLAWISAIPLRAQMVFQKYSPYHHVQVIDQRGMRMLSFNGTQETRMSLANPLQGHFEYTEFFHMPWLWNRSMKRVLMIGLGGGSTQRSFLHYYTNTVIDTVEIDPVVVDVAKQFFSVPESPRHKIHNEDGRVFLRRTREQYDAIMLDAYTTTRYGSSIPPHLTTKEFFQLADGHMTTNGVLAYNVIGQVQGWKADIIGGMFRTMKEVFPNVYLFPAASSRNVVLVATKSAERVNLDWVQQEAAGLASSNIVRLPAFGIRALSFRDVTPSSAASAPVFTDEHAPVERLMRSGATGR; this is encoded by the coding sequence ATGAAACGCGCTTCCGCTGCTTTCTTAATGGTTTCGTTGGCGTGGATCTCTGCCATTCCCCTGCGGGCGCAGATGGTTTTCCAGAAGTATTCTCCGTATCATCATGTGCAGGTGATTGACCAGCGTGGCATGCGGATGCTGAGCTTCAATGGAACACAGGAGACACGCATGTCGCTCGCAAACCCGCTGCAGGGACACTTCGAATACACCGAGTTCTTCCATATGCCGTGGCTTTGGAACAGGAGCATGAAGCGGGTTCTAATGATCGGTCTCGGCGGCGGCAGCACGCAACGCTCGTTCCTGCACTACTACACCAACACGGTGATCGATACGGTGGAGATCGATCCCGTTGTTGTTGATGTGGCAAAGCAGTTCTTTTCCGTTCCAGAATCGCCACGTCACAAGATTCACAACGAAGATGGCCGCGTCTTTCTTCGGCGGACCCGAGAACAGTACGACGCCATCATGCTGGACGCTTACACTACGACGCGCTACGGCTCTTCAATCCCGCCGCACCTGACCACGAAGGAGTTTTTCCAGTTGGCGGACGGCCACATGACCACCAACGGCGTGCTGGCTTACAATGTGATTGGACAGGTGCAGGGCTGGAAGGCGGACATCATCGGCGGAATGTTCCGAACGATGAAGGAGGTGTTCCCGAATGTTTATTTGTTTCCGGCGGCGTCGAGCAGAAATGTGGTGCTGGTCGCAACGAAATCGGCAGAACGGGTGAATCTGGATTGGGTGCAGCAAGAGGCGGCTGGATTGGCGAGCTCAAACATCGTGCGCCTACCCGCCTTCGGGATTCGGGCGCTATCGTTCAGGGATGTGACTCCAAGTTCCGCCGCTTCCGCGCCTGTTTTCACGGATGAGCACGCACCCGTTGAGCGCTTGATGCGCAGCGGCGCTACGGGGCGATGA
- a CDS encoding FRG domain-containing protein, which yields MKHAQFVFEEAGTIRSVEHFLAEIKRAAGAGDFGLYFRGHGQPTEGLMPSIGRKHYYLGRSVTFSSEQEKSLLLQFRRHSYEHFGRIASEWENLFVARHHGLPTRLLDWTFNPLVALYFAAFYESEEFLPPSSEDHMSTEKLNVDGTVWAIQRRRKITELDVLHDDTPPLEIAGIKLVMPFNPTPRMTAQSGVFTIHSDPWTDMVKSAGQPYDPTDLDVSKLIKWTVRSEDKTGIVLDLERLAINSRTLFPDVEGLARGLWQTEIIRQCFAGREEEP from the coding sequence ATGAAGCACGCGCAATTTGTCTTTGAAGAGGCGGGCACAATCCGCAGCGTGGAACACTTTCTCGCGGAGATAAAACGCGCCGCGGGAGCTGGCGATTTCGGCCTGTATTTTCGCGGGCACGGCCAGCCGACCGAGGGATTGATGCCGTCCATCGGACGCAAACACTATTACCTCGGCCGTTCCGTGACATTTTCTTCCGAGCAGGAAAAAAGCCTGCTGTTGCAGTTCCGCCGCCACAGTTACGAACACTTTGGACGCATAGCGAGTGAATGGGAGAACCTGTTCGTGGCGCGGCATCACGGGCTTCCCACCCGGCTGCTGGATTGGACCTTCAATCCGCTGGTCGCGCTTTACTTCGCCGCCTTTTACGAGAGCGAGGAATTCCTGCCGCCCTCGAGTGAGGACCATATGAGCACGGAGAAGCTGAACGTGGATGGCACAGTCTGGGCCATCCAGCGAAGGCGGAAAATCACCGAGCTCGACGTCTTGCATGATGACACGCCGCCGCTGGAGATTGCAGGGATCAAACTCGTTATGCCCTTCAATCCCACACCACGCATGACTGCGCAGTCGGGCGTGTTCACGATTCACAGCGATCCATGGACGGACATGGTGAAGAGCGCCGGCCAGCCGTACGATCCCACTGACCTGGACGTTTCCAAACTCATCAAATGGACCGTGCGAAGCGAGGACAAGACGGGAATCGTTCTCGACCTGGAGCGCTTGGCAATTAACAGCCGCACCTTGTTTCCGGATGTCGAGGGGCTCGCGCGCGGACTGTGGCAGACGGAGATCATCCGCCAATGCTTTGCGGGTCGGGAGGAAGAGCCGTGA
- a CDS encoding efflux RND transporter periplasmic adaptor subunit, whose product MSDKLKNLQIDPEKKRRPQGSLWAIFLGVLGVTAIAIFYAWPRSSDKQRVINTQRAGATNVTASASRSSSTNDNVALTVSGYIINRERIELSPRFLGVVKWIGVKKGDAVTNGQVVVLLDDAEYRARLQQSAGALASAQANLDKAELDFRRIEELARTDIESRQRLDDARIQLQAARANVSEVQGMHQLAQTYVDWCTIRSPINGVVLEKLVDPEELVVPQSFGGLRGPSTALLAVADPKDLQVEIDLNEADLSKVALDQKCRVTPEAYPDRHYDGVVAEIAPEADRAKGTLQIKVQVLDPDEFLTPQLSARVEF is encoded by the coding sequence ATGTCCGACAAACTCAAGAACCTGCAGATCGATCCCGAGAAGAAGCGGCGTCCGCAGGGTTCGCTCTGGGCGATTTTCCTTGGGGTGCTGGGCGTAACCGCGATTGCCATCTTCTATGCCTGGCCGAGGTCGAGTGATAAACAACGGGTGATCAACACCCAGCGCGCAGGCGCCACGAATGTCACCGCGTCCGCGTCAAGGTCCTCATCAACCAACGATAACGTCGCGCTGACAGTGAGCGGATACATCATTAATCGGGAGCGCATCGAACTCAGCCCGCGGTTTCTGGGTGTCGTGAAATGGATTGGCGTGAAGAAAGGGGATGCCGTGACAAACGGGCAGGTCGTCGTGCTGCTGGATGATGCGGAATATCGTGCCCGATTGCAGCAGTCTGCGGGAGCCCTCGCATCGGCGCAGGCAAACCTCGACAAGGCTGAGCTGGATTTTCGCCGCATTGAGGAGCTGGCGCGAACCGACATTGAATCGAGGCAGCGGCTCGATGACGCACGGATCCAATTGCAGGCTGCGCGGGCCAACGTAAGCGAAGTGCAGGGAATGCATCAGCTTGCGCAAACCTATGTCGATTGGTGCACGATCCGCTCCCCCATCAACGGCGTCGTGCTTGAGAAGCTGGTTGATCCTGAGGAACTCGTCGTCCCGCAGAGCTTCGGCGGACTGCGCGGGCCGAGCACCGCGTTGCTGGCTGTCGCGGATCCAAAGGATCTCCAGGTGGAGATTGATCTAAACGAAGCGGACCTTTCAAAAGTTGCGCTCGATCAGAAGTGCCGCGTCACACCCGAAGCATATCCCGACCGGCATTATGATGGCGTGGTCGCCGAGATTGCGCCAGAAGCGGATCGCGCGAAGGGCACGTTGCAGATCAAGGTGCAGGTGCTGGACCCCGACGAATTCCTGACCCCGCAACTGAGCGCACGCGTGGAGTTTTAG
- a CDS encoding fused MFS/spermidine synthase, with translation MHGYIRVMIKLAAAAFVFLGGFAVMVLEIVGARYLAKDFGGTFYVWISQIGIILVALALGYGVGGALADKFRRAGFLAIPLTMAGLFILFIPEFTPPLVDAIVMRHPLDREIPALWQKLDPVLGSTLVFFLPCCVLAVLSPYTIRLAATRLETVGAISGLVYAASTVGSIAGVFGSGYILIDYFDISAIFRCTGALVLALAGLSLMMDRWMIKPEHRNP, from the coding sequence ATGCATGGATACATTCGGGTCATGATCAAACTCGCTGCCGCGGCTTTCGTGTTTCTTGGCGGGTTTGCTGTCATGGTGCTGGAGATTGTTGGCGCCCGCTATCTCGCGAAAGATTTCGGAGGAACGTTCTATGTATGGATCAGCCAGATCGGAATCATCCTGGTTGCGCTCGCGCTCGGCTATGGCGTGGGCGGTGCGCTTGCGGACAAGTTTCGACGCGCTGGATTTCTTGCAATACCGCTGACCATGGCGGGTTTGTTCATCCTGTTCATCCCCGAGTTTACCCCGCCACTGGTGGATGCAATCGTGATGCGGCATCCGCTGGATCGCGAGATTCCCGCGTTGTGGCAGAAACTGGATCCTGTGCTTGGCAGCACACTGGTGTTCTTTCTCCCGTGCTGCGTCCTGGCCGTGTTATCGCCCTACACCATTCGACTTGCGGCGACGCGGCTTGAAACGGTCGGGGCCATCAGCGGCCTGGTCTACGCAGCCAGCACGGTTGGAAGCATCGCAGGCGTCTTTGGATCAGGTTACATCCTGATCGATTACTTCGACATCTCCGCAATCTTCCGCTGCACGGGGGCGCTCGTTCTAGCGCTTGCAGGATTGAGCCTCATGATGGATCGATGGATGATCAAACCCGAACACCGCAACCCATGA
- a CDS encoding LysM peptidoglycan-binding domain-containing protein, which yields MKRISFLLLLLLCFASVPASAQDAATEERFNKLAAQIEVLIEAKDAQNRRIEQLGKAIDALQQQMNKPTAAYASAEDVKALSENLKEIDRKRKADNEKILEDIRREVGTIIRSATPPSRPSTSPTTQSGGGLSDKGYEYEIQSGDTLSSVIAAYRAEGIKVSLDQVKKANPGLNENRLRVGQKIFIPAP from the coding sequence ATGAAACGGATTTCCTTTCTGCTGTTACTCTTGCTCTGTTTTGCGAGCGTTCCCGCGAGCGCACAGGATGCCGCCACTGAAGAGCGGTTTAACAAGTTGGCCGCCCAAATCGAGGTGCTGATCGAGGCGAAGGACGCACAAAATCGAAGGATCGAGCAATTAGGCAAGGCGATCGACGCATTGCAGCAGCAAATGAACAAGCCCACCGCCGCGTATGCGTCAGCGGAGGACGTGAAGGCCTTGTCCGAAAACCTTAAAGAGATCGATCGCAAGCGAAAGGCGGACAACGAAAAGATACTTGAGGACATCCGTCGGGAAGTGGGAACGATCATTCGGTCAGCAACCCCGCCGTCACGCCCGTCGACGTCACCCACAACCCAATCCGGCGGAGGACTTTCGGACAAGGGCTACGAGTATGAAATCCAGTCTGGCGACACGCTCTCCTCGGTCATTGCGGCCTACCGTGCTGAAGGAATCAAGGTGAGCCTGGATCAGGTGAAGAAAGCCAACCCGGGGCTGAACGAGAATCGACTTCGCGTCGGACAGAAAATTTTCATTCCCGCGCCGTAA
- the hpnJ gene encoding hopanoid biosynthesis associated radical SAM protein HpnJ, producing the protein MSALFLSPPSFDGFDGGAGARYQARREVTSYWYPTWLAQPAALVPGSKLLDCPPHNIGVEECLRIAKDFDHVIINTSTPSLKNDCKVAEAIKAQKPSTKIGFVGAHAMVLPTETLKASPAIDWVGRKEFDYTCKEVAEGRELSSVNGLSYREKDGKIKHNPEREMIANMDDLPWVADVYRRDLQIEKYFIGYLQHPYVSMYTGRGCPAQCSFCLWPQTIGGHKYRVRSAQNVADEMAYMKKIFPQVREFFFDDDTFTANLPRAREIAKKLGPLGVNWSCNSRANLDYDTIKSFKDNGLRLFLVGYESGNDETLKRIKKGVTTDEMRRFTKDCHKAGVVIHGTFILGLPVETKETIEQTIRFAQELDVFSLQVSLAAPYPGTELYEQARLNGWFAKKDKSDLVEGDGFQQSALEYPGLSKEQIFEEVERFYRSYYLRPKPILRIIKTMLEDKDVCVRRLREGYEFFKSMAQRRSDLAAAKATA; encoded by the coding sequence ATGAGCGCATTGTTTCTTTCTCCCCCCAGTTTTGACGGTTTCGATGGCGGCGCCGGCGCGCGTTACCAGGCCCGCCGCGAAGTCACCAGCTATTGGTATCCGACGTGGCTCGCGCAACCCGCGGCGCTCGTGCCCGGGTCGAAGCTGCTCGATTGCCCGCCGCACAATATTGGCGTCGAGGAATGCTTGCGCATCGCCAAGGATTTCGACCACGTCATCATCAACACCTCCACGCCCTCGTTGAAGAACGACTGCAAGGTTGCTGAAGCCATCAAGGCCCAAAAGCCTTCCACGAAAATTGGGTTTGTAGGGGCGCACGCAATGGTGCTGCCGACGGAAACCTTGAAGGCATCGCCCGCGATTGACTGGGTTGGCCGCAAGGAATTCGATTACACGTGCAAGGAGGTCGCCGAGGGACGTGAACTCTCGTCGGTCAACGGCCTGTCCTACAGGGAAAAGGATGGAAAGATCAAACACAATCCGGAACGCGAGATGATCGCCAACATGGATGATCTTCCGTGGGTGGCCGATGTCTACCGGCGCGATCTGCAGATCGAGAAATATTTCATCGGTTACCTGCAACATCCGTATGTGTCGATGTACACAGGCCGTGGATGCCCGGCGCAGTGCAGCTTCTGCCTGTGGCCGCAGACGATTGGCGGGCACAAATACCGTGTTCGCAGCGCCCAGAATGTCGCCGACGAAATGGCCTACATGAAGAAGATCTTCCCGCAGGTTCGGGAGTTCTTCTTCGATGACGACACGTTCACTGCCAATCTGCCCCGCGCCCGTGAAATCGCAAAAAAACTGGGGCCTCTCGGCGTCAACTGGAGCTGCAACAGCCGCGCCAATCTCGATTACGACACGATCAAGAGCTTCAAGGACAATGGCCTCCGACTGTTCCTCGTGGGCTACGAATCGGGAAACGACGAAACGCTCAAGCGCATCAAGAAAGGTGTCACCACGGACGAAATGCGCCGCTTCACGAAGGACTGCCACAAGGCCGGCGTGGTGATTCACGGAACGTTCATTCTCGGGCTGCCTGTGGAAACAAAGGAAACGATTGAGCAAACGATCCGCTTCGCGCAGGAACTCGACGTCTTCAGCCTTCAGGTCTCGCTTGCGGCACCTTATCCGGGCACGGAACTTTACGAACAGGCCAGGTTGAATGGATGGTTCGCCAAGAAGGACAAGAGCGATCTCGTGGAAGGCGACGGTTTCCAGCAGAGCGCACTCGAGTACCCAGGTCTGAGCAAAGAACAAATCTTCGAGGAAGTGGAGCGATTCTATCGCAGCTACTATCTGCGTCCGAAGCCGATCCTGCGCATCATCAAGACGATGTTGGAAGACAAGGACGTTTGCGTGCGCCGCCTGCGTGAAGGATACGAGTTCTTCAAGAGCATGGCCCAACGTCGAAGCGACCTGGCGGCCGCCAAGGCGACCGCTTAA